The window TTCGACCGCTTGTGTGTCAACCGTCAAAACACTGCCAGAGGTTCAAAATCTCTCTCGTGTAATACATTAAAGCCGCTCACTAGGTGGCCCCTGCATGTGTATATGTCTGGAATGAAATTGTCACACGTGTACAagataaatggacggttaagagaaAGTGACAGACTATCCAATAtacatgtgtgcgtgtgtgaaggTGGACgggaccatcataagctttattaataaaaaaaagaaaaaagtacatAAGATGGAGGGGAGGGGGGCATAGAACCTGACCTCCAAAACAGAGAACAAGGTTACACGTTGAACCAACTAAAATACAATCAACATCTGATAAAcagctttattttattttatttaaaaaaaaaaaaaaacaaacaaaaaagaaaatgaataaaaaagaaGAGTTACAGGGAGAAGCAATACAATTCCTATaaacaaaagcaaaagaaaatccTATGCACCTTTTACTAACAAATTATTTTATCGGGGATTTGAGCAATCTTGTGCCGATCTTCTCCTTCGTATCCGTAGCGCTCTTTTAAGAGTGGACAATACTGGATGATCAATTCTTGAAGCATGGTGAGCTGTTGCAATTCCTCATCTGGTAGAGACTCCAACTGCCAACACCGATGGATTTCCAGAGTCTCGAGGGCTTTGAATTGTCCCAACCAACCACAAGGGAACGATTTCAGCTCATCATTCCTCCAAATAATCAAATGTTTAAGGTTGGGGAGGACGGGTAAGGTCCCTCCCGATGACAACATCCCTTCGTTGCTTATTTGTAAAGTCAGCTCCTGGAGGAGCGGTGGAAGGTTGGTTGGCAACTCCTTCAATTTTGGGCACCATTTTACTTCTAATTGGAGGAGAGATGGCATAACCTCTCCAACTCCACCTCTCAATTCCCACTCCTCCCACTTACTCATGTCATTGAAGACAAGGGTCTCCAACTTGGGGAATGAGACAACGCATCCACTTCCGTCATTGTTATCAACCCCACTAAACTCAATACCCACCTTTCTCACCTCTACCATGCAATCAATTTCAAGGTATTTAAGGGACGGCAGTTTCCCAAAACCTGGCAATTGTATACACTCCCAACAACACGAGAGTGTCATCCTGACTAGATGGGAGAACACCGGATCCTCTATCCACTTGGGAAGCTTCGAACCTCTGTAAAGCTCTATTTTCAACTCTTTCAAGTTTGTGTGGGGCTGGAGAAATTCAAGCACGTCCTCCATTCTCTTCGCCTGATCTTCATCCAACAGCTCATCACCTTCACGCATGTAGCCTAAGGATAGAGTATGAAGGTGCTGCTTCTTATTCAGTTCTGCCTCTCTAGCTTCGTCCCTGCTCCTGTATTTGTCCAAGCCGGTAATCAGAAGACTTCCTTGAAGATGATTGAGGCGTTTCAGTTCTCCACATTTACATCCTTCCCTGCCACCCCCAAAAATGAACTTTGAAAGCGTCCGAAGGCTAGTTAGTCTCCCTATACCCTGCGGTAAGTACCTCAGATCATCTGAATTTTCAAATTCTAGATGTCTCAGTTTAATCATTTTCTTCATCCCTCCAGGCAGTTTTTTTAGCTTCCAACAATGATTGAGTCTCAGTGTCTGTAAATTTAGGCAATTACACACCTCCTCTGGCAACTCTTCTATGCCTGTGCGAGACAAATCAAGAAATCTCAAGTGTTTCAAATGTCCCACCGTTGGAGACAATTTCTTAATGCTGGTATAACTCAAGTCCAATGCTCTAAGGCGTCTCCAATGATGGAATGACATTCTTGGCACCATGGAGATTCTTGAGTCAAGGAACAACGTCCGCAGCttgtgggccttatacaaggtggCCAAAATGTAAGCCACTTCATCAGCTTCATTAACAGTTTCATCATGGACAAAAAAAGAATGGTGGACGTTGTTGAAGTTTAATGAGGGTTGCTTTCCGATCTGCACCAGTGAAAAGTCACTTCCTGAAACAGATTGTGCAAGATcatgaactaaatcatgcatcttgcactTGAGTACGTTCTTGGCCCGGTCGAGTTTTGCATCTTGGAGCAATGACCGTCTTCGTAAATCTTCAAAATACAGCCCACCAATTTCCTCCACATTGCTACTTGTGTCAGAGCCGATGAAACCTTGTGCCACCCATAACCTTACCATCATATCCTTCTCTATCCTAAAACCTTTTGGGAAAATAGAGAAATATGAGAAGCACTGCTTCAAAACGGGAGGTAAGTCACGGTAGCTTAATAACAAAGCCGGTAAAATACCTCCAAGGACATCACCTGAGTTCCAAATCTCGTCTCCCAGCACAAGCTCCCATTCCTCTCTCGTGCTTTTAGAGCACATGGCACTCCCTATTGTCGCCGCTGGAAGAGGCAACCCTCCCAACTTGTTTACAATTtgccttccaatcccttctaactCTGAACGCTCTTCTGTACTCCGATGCTTAAGGGCACTACGATAGAATAGTAACCAGCAATCATCATAAGATAAGACTGCCAATTTGTGTATGTGAGCCCTTCCCATTGCCATAGCAACCTTTTCACTGCGAGTAGTTATGATGATTCGGCTCCCTGCTCCACCGGTTTGGAAGGGAATTTTCAGTTTGTTCCACTTCCCACTATCTTCACTCCAAATGTCATCAAGCACAAGCAAGAATATTTTGTTGCGCAACATTTCACGGAGTTTATTTTGCAATTGATCCAAGTTTAAATTTTCACCCCTAAACTCAGTGTCTACAGATTTTATAATTGATTCCGTAATCCGTTTCACATCAAAATCTTGTGAAACATACACCCACATCCTCATGTGGAAATGCCCCTTGACTTTCTCATCGTTGTAGGTGAGCTGAGCAAGGGTGGTCTTCCCCACCCCTCCCATTCCAACGATAGAAATGACCAAGGGCACATTTACCTCTCCACTACTCCCCCCCACTAACAAGTCTACGACTAGTTTTTTTTCACCATCTCTCCCGACAATTAACGGCTCGTCGATTAGGGAGCTTGTCTCTCGCTCTCTCATCTCACCCTGCCTAACTTCACTATCCATTCCCTCCCTCTCACCACTATGTACTATCAGACCCAATCCGGTAATCTCTCTTTCAATAGAATCTAATCTACCCCTTACCTTCTTTATCCTCCACCCAATTTCACAGCGGAACTTGAAATGATTGAATAAAGTAACATAGGAGAAGAAGCAAGTACCAAGGAAGCTGAAACAGGAGCCATCACCTTCATCTGGTGCCTGTGGTCTGTGAGCTTCTGTTGACCACTCATCTACTATGTCGTCCACATCATAGGCCACGTCTTTGACCTTCTCTAACCAGATCTTCACTAGTCTGTTATTCGCGCAGCGCTGAGACTCAGCATCTTCAAGCACAGCTCGAATGAAGGTGAATGCACTGGAAAGCTTTTTGATGTCACTGGTGACATCCACAAACAAAGCTACCTGATCTGGGATGGTGGTCGTCAACTTCTTCACCACAGTCGAAACGAGTGAATCAAccatattttcttcttctttctttctgctTCTGGTATGTATGGGTGGGAAGGAGGAGGAATTTGATGTGCGAAAGAGCTCCGGAAGTCTTAGAAGTATCCAATGGTAAGGACTTTCGTGAGGCAAGAAGAGAggataaaagaagcaaagaatgctctgagagagagagagagagagagagagagagagagagagatgcaaatgTAGAGAAGGATAGAAGAGGAGAAAGAATGCTGGGATCCAAATGGTGGAGATGGTTGAGAAGATGAGTATTGCAATGGTTGCCTTTTAATAATTCCAAATAGTAAGGACTTTCGTGAGTCAAGAAGAGACAGGATAAGAGAAGCAAAGAAtgctctgagagagagagagagagagatgcaaatgTAGAGAAGGATAGAAGAGGAGAAAGAATGCTGGGATTCAAATGGTGGAGATGGTTGAGAAGATGAGTATTGCAATGTCTAAGGAGCGTGGTTGCTTTATAACAATACCAAATAATTTAGGTCATGGTCTAAGGACGCGGTTTGGTTAGTGTggctgccactagcccggtggtcggtgctatgtgggccctactatgatgtatgcgttttgttggtgccgtccatccattttgacatattattttaatgttattttaggtattgattccaaaaatgaggggttataaatctcaggtggatcaatGTACAGAAAAAcactagtgattgaatgtccaccgttaaaatcctcctaaggctcattgtattatttatttgacatccaatcttttaattaggtgatacagacccggatgaagggaaaaaaaaaacaaagatcagcttggcacaaaacttttatggccccaagaagttcttAATAGTGGACGTTAAATCaatactgtttcctttgatgtggtccacctaagattgggatatatctcaatttaaaaattttactataaaatgatctattttcctttgatgtggtccacctaagattgggatatatctcaatttagaaaatttactataaaatgatctataaaaatagatggacagcatggatgaaacacatacatcatggtggggcctatagagcaccgaccattggctagtggcagggtcgcTGGCCAATCCGCTCTCATGCTCTACACACAGTATTGTCGAACCAGATATTCTTCCAAATGCTATGGCGTTCATCTATGGAACGGATGGGATAAGTGGACTATCTAAAATTTCAgtggagcggattagctgttacacATTGTGGGTATTATCCTTTCCCTGGGGCCTACGTTGAAGAATGTTTGCAtatatccacgccacccatcggttttttaagttcattttagACCTGCATAAAAAtatttaagcagatccaaatcttcggtggaccacaccactgtaaaaagtaataaatgaccattaaaaactttgtgtggGCCAAAAAAAcagaccttattaacaggttggatgacaaataaatattatgaatcTGTTTATGGTAGGTCAGGGAAGTtgttaatggtgagtattcaataaccattgttttctgtgttgtggtccacctaagatttgtatataCTTGTTGTTTCAAACCACGTCCTAGAATAGAAAGGAAAacctaatggacggcatggatacacaatAAATTATCATAGTGGCCCCATGGCAAGGGTAACACCACAACACCTAATCCACACGCATAATAAGTATTACCAttaccttgtggggcccaccttgattaatgtacTGTATATCTACAtctccatccttcttcttttttttctgacTTAGTAGCCTGTCATTATGCTATAGCTATGATTTATTAAAATAATGACTTCATCAAAcgttaaaatacaaatatattaaaataaaacttccatttttttttcctgagtTAGTAACCTGTCAATTATGCTAGCTGTAATATATTAAAATGATGATCCCATTGtacataaaaatataaatatattaaaataaaactgTCATcttacataaaaaaaaatatgatcATACATTTGAAAATCAACTCAAGGAAATAGAGAAATGTTCTCCCCTGTACATGACTTAACAGACCCACGGTGTGGAGTAGCCAACCATGGCCCCCACATGTTAGAACCATCGATTGCACCACTTGGACAGTTCAATCAATCAGCCCGTCTTCCAGTTAGCTCCTAAAAGGCATGTTATATGTTGCCAAGAAAATTCACACTCATCAGACAACTCCAGGCATATCCAATCAATAACTTATAGAATGGGTGGTCGAGATTGTTCACACATAAATAAGTTAAATCAACAGTCTAAGCCATTCATTTGTTAGAGACCACCATCGACTGGTTATTGTTTTAAATAACTACGTTTATCAGGCAAtcctatccattccatccacaGCATAAAAAAACAAACGATGTTATCGAAGGaaaacttataaaatgattcaaccaTCCACTCAGTGTTAATTTAAATTGTAGCTCTTTAAAACTATGTTCCAGATCTAGTGAAGGGTTCAGATTGTCCGATTGACATCTTCAAATATCTCATGTGAAGAGGGACGTACATGAAGGGGTCTGTGGGGctcatcttaatgtatgtgtttcatccacagtGGCTATCCATTttatcggatcattttaaggttagAGCCCAAAACCATAGAATAATCCAAGCTCTAGTCTACcacacacagtggggattgaacgactaccattgaaaatatcttgggagccacaaaaattttgatcgggctgatatttgtgttttcccttcatcagctccatgtgaccttgtgaacaggctggatggcaaataaaaattacagtaggcctgggatggtttcaatggtggggcatCATTTTCAACAATGcttctagtggtgtggcccacttgaaccttggatttgATTCATCTGTACGCTCAaaacctaaaatgatccgaaaaaataaCTGGAcagcatgataaaacacatacatcacacaaaTTCTAAAATGGTATCCAATGCAAGGTAGGCAGCTCCATTTTTTAAATCATAGCAGACACGACAGCAGATTAGGTGCGCCTCTGTCACCTATGACGGTGCGGCCATTTTCTGAGGCACCCCGGTGTATGTATCTTATATCTGTgccgttcaaccattttctcatatatcattttaaagcgttggttagaaaatgaaatagatccaaatctcaagtggaccatctcttgggaaacaatgatgattaacCATTTCAAACttcttgtggcccataaaagccttggatcaagctgatatttcccttttcccttcatcaagctGAAaaatccaatcaacaatctgagctATCCATTTATTACAGACCATCATCAATGACTTACTCTTCTAAAGCAACCCTTTTATCCCGCCATCCTATCCATTCCATCTACCgtttaaaaaacagatggatatgTAAGAGAAGGAGAACTTATGAAATTCTGTAACCATCTGGTCAGTGTCTGTGGCCCTTAAAAGCTATATTCCAGATCTACTGAATGGTTCAGATTAATCAATTGGAATATCTAAATATCTCAATTCCGACAGTCATGAATAGAACAAGGTACGCTACCATGCGATAGCGGGTTATAAAATGTACCAGGACCACCGAAggaaaattaatatatatatatatatatatatatatgcatgccgGGAGCGGACTAGGTGAGAATCCTGATCCACCTCCGTGGGAAACGGATGGGCCACTCCTCTGGGCTAGCAGTAGGTGCTCTCTGGGCCCCACTACGAAGTATGTCTTTTGtttatgctgttcatccatttttacagatcatttgagggcttaaaaccaaaaatgaaagggatataaatctcagggggaccacaccacaggaaaacaatagtgattggatatccaccgttaaaatcctcctaaggctcattgtactctttatttgacatccaatttgttgattaggtcatacagacctagatgaaggggaaaaacaaagatcaccttgatccaaagcttttatggcccaatAAAGCTTTTAATGTTCCACGTAGGCGGCTACATCATGCAAATTCTAAAATAGTATCCAATGCAACGTAGGCGGCTACAATTTTTTTCAATCATAGCAGACACGACAGCAGATTAGGTGGACCTCTGCGCACCTAGGACGGTAATGCCATTATCTGGGGCACCCTAATGCATGAATCTTATATCTGTGCCGTTCAacctttttttcagatcattttaaagggTTAGCTAGAAactgaaatagatccaaatctcaagtagaccatctcatgggaaacaatggtgattgaccgttcaaaacttcttgtgGCTCATAAAAGCCTTGGGTCAAGCCGGTATttcctttttcccttcatcaagctGATaaatccaatcaacaatctgaggTATCCATTTATTAGAGACCATCATCGATGGCTTACTCTTCTAAAGCAATCATTTTATCCGGCTAtcctatccattccatccactTTTTAAAAAACAGTTGGATAAGTAAGAGAAGGAAAACTTAATATATGCTGTAACCATCTGCTCAGTGTCTGCAGCCCTTAAAAGCTATATTCCAGATCTACCGAACGGTTCAGATTAATCAATTGGAATATCTAAATATCTCTATTCTGACAATCATGAATAGAACAAGGTGCACTACCATGCGAGAGCGGCCCGTAATGATTATAAAATGTAAGGGACTAgcaaaggaaaatatatatatatatatatatatatatatatatatatatatatatatatatatatatatatatatatagaggaacGCTCAGCTACGCACCAATTCACACGTCATTACCCGTCGGATAAGGTAGACGGTCTGGATAAAGGCGCTCTTAGCGCGAGCTTAAAAAAGCGAGTTTCCTTATCTCGCACGCCTCTTCACCCACTATCCGAATGATGCGGCGAAagccttttcacataaaattctttcGCTGGGAtacttaggtgggtcccaccaagatgttaatgataaatccacgccgtccatgcatttttaaaaataattttatggtatgaacccaaaactgaggtagatcaaattcttaagtgggccacacagtgttgattgaactctcaccattaaaaacttcctggggttacctaatttttggattaagctgatatttgttttttttttttttttccatcattcaggtctgcatgacctaatctacagattggatgtcaaataaatatcacagtggcccctaaaaaatatttaacggtgagaatcattatcaccgctgcttcctgtggtgtggtccacttgagatttggatctgcctcagttttgggataatgccctgaaatgataaggaaaaatggatggacggggtagatttctcaaaaacatcatgggtgGCCCTACCTAGATTTCTAATGAACTTTGCAAATTGGGGGCAGATTTGATTTCCCATGAAAGCCTTTTGGTAggaagatcctgcgcaaggatgctgggtggggcccatcaccatgtttttgggaaatatactccattcatccgtttgtcgagctcattttaggaaaatctacaaaaaacaaggtggatccaaaactaaagtgggccacacgagagggaaaattggagaaagaaataattaccgttgaaaccttcctgggctctgccttgatgtttatatgccatcaaaaccgtttataaggtcattaacacagggatgaagtgaaaatatagaaaatttaTCTTGAAAAAAAGCTTTTACGatcataaaaatatttcaatggttctcactgaaaccctactgtttcctctcgtgtggcccagtcgagtcttggatccacctcgttttttgtcGCTTGTCGtaaaattagcttgcaaaacggatgaacggaatatattttccaaaaacatggtggtgggccccacccagcatccttgcccaggaacttcctgccaaaggcttccgcaggaaatccgcgtcaccACAGATGttgacgcggattggatactggcgTAGGTTTAGCCAGAGACTGCTggagtgacgttaccaagttctgtgtgccccacataatatatgtgttgtatccccaccgtccatacatttggagagatcattttaggatatggtccaaagaatgaggtagatccaaggctgcggtagaccccaccatagaaaacagtggtgagagtgatgcccaccgttgaaaccttcaaaaggtccacataatttttatttgagatccaatctgttcatgtgttaacgcaggcatgaaagaagggaaaacacaattgcCGTTCATCTAAACCGTTGTATGAGGCAGCTAACCTTCATTCACAGCAGCTGCTACTTATGAGCAGCAGATGGTAGTTTACACATGGCAGTTCTCTAAAGCGCTCAGCACGTGTGAGCCTCAATCAAGTATGCATCCTTCACCTTATGATAAGAGCCATCCATTTCATCTTACTTGATCAGTGCACGGTCCACTGTTTTGCACCATCTCACATCAGATCTAGGCCCATATTATAACCACTTTCCAGGCCCATATGATGGTCCAGATGGATGTCCATCCCATggcccatggtatggcccacatgctGTCCAATTGTGAGGGCCACACGCTGTCCAGATCTGCGTCCACTTAATGTCTCGATCACAGGTTATTTCCACAGCCCAGATAAGGTCCAATTACAGGCCAAGTTATAGCATGATCATATATattagctaatatttgtgttttcccttctttcatgcctgcgttaacacatgaa of the Magnolia sinica isolate HGM2019 chromosome 7, MsV1, whole genome shotgun sequence genome contains:
- the LOC131251877 gene encoding disease resistance protein RGA2-like, producing MVDSLVSTVVKKLTTTIPDQVALFVDVTSDIKKLSSAFTFIRAVLEDAESQRCANNRLVKIWLEKVKDVAYDVDDIVDEWSTEAHRPQAPDEGDGSCFSFLGTCFFSYVTLFNHFKFRCEIGWRIKKVRGRLDSIEREITGLGLIVHSGEREGMDSEVRQGEMRERETSSLIDEPLIVGRDGEKKLVVDLLVGGSSGEVNVPLVISIVGMGGVGKTTLAQLTYNDEKVKGHFHMRMWVYVSQDFDVKRITESIIKSVDTEFRGENLNLDQLQNKLREMLRNKIFLLVLDDIWSEDSGKWNKLKIPFQTGGAGSRIIITTRSEKVAMAMGRAHIHKLAVLSYDDCWLLFYRSALKHRSTEERSELEGIGRQIVNKLGGLPLPAATIGSAMCSKSTREEWELVLGDEIWNSGDVLGGILPALLLSYRDLPPVLKQCFSYFSIFPKGFRIEKDMMVRLWVAQGFIGSDTSSNVEEIGGLYFEDLRRRSLLQDAKLDRAKNVLKCKMHDLVHDLAQSVSGSDFSLVQIGKQPSLNFNNVHHSFFVHDETVNEADEVAYILATLYKAHKLRTLFLDSRISMVPRMSFHHWRRLRALDLSYTSIKKLSPTVGHLKHLRFLDLSRTGIEELPEEVCNCLNLQTLRLNHCWKLKKLPGGMKKMIKLRHLEFENSDDLRYLPQGIGRLTSLRTLSKFIFGGGREGCKCGELKRLNHLQGSLLITGLDKYRSRDEAREAELNKKQHLHTLSLGYMREGDELLDEDQAKRMEDVLEFLQPHTNLKELKIELYRGSKLPKWIEDPVFSHLVRMTLSCCWECIQLPGFGKLPSLKYLEIDCMVEVRKVGIEFSGVDNNDGSGCVVSFPKLETLVFNDMSKWEEWELRGGVGEVMPSLLQLEVKWCPKLKELPTNLPPLLQELTLQISNEGMLSSGGTLPVLPNLKHLIIWRNDELKSFPCGWLGQFKALETLEIHRCWQLESLPDEELQQLTMLQELIIQYCPLLKERYGYEGEDRHKIAQIPDKIIC